The proteins below come from a single Lates calcarifer isolate ASB-BC8 linkage group LG11, TLL_Latcal_v3, whole genome shotgun sequence genomic window:
- the p3h4 gene encoding endoplasmic reticulum protein SC65, with protein sequence MMLLKSLCLVALLTPALVEAQYEKYSFKSFPQKDIMPLDSAYGYALEQYSAENWRESIKFLELSLRLHRLLRDSEAFCSRNCSSVSRDNDTLFADSSLRVVRHILLRAACLKKCKAGFPVFTLAYPQRDLLETFEKRIPYRYIQYAYFQLNNVEKAVAAAHTFLKKNPNDPHLTKNMNYYKTLFDVEEYLIDHEEQPYESVFLKSVTLYNSGDFSNSARNMEQAITQYFEIYSLCSAGCEGSYEILEFKDFYPTLADLYSDVLKCKVNCEEHLTPSVGGFFVEKFVATMYHYLQFSYYKLNDVKNAAPCAASYMLFDPKDQVMQQNVAYYRFYREQWGLEDIDFQPRPEALRYFNQTTKQKEMLEFALNYLQTEDEDVVSPEEIGASHSENPDAEFEGMGDYEESFLAEWWQEPKTKWDTGDIVE encoded by the exons ATGATGCTCCTGAAAAGCTTGTGCCTCGTGGCCCTTCTCACCCCGGCCCTGGTGGAGGCTCAGTATGAGAAGTACAGCTTTAAAAGTTTCCCTCAGAAGGACATCATGCCGCTGGACTCCGCGTACGGCTACGCGCTGGAGCAGTACTCGGCGGAGAACTGGAGAGAGAGCATCAAGTTCCTGGAGCTGAGCCTGCGGCTCCACCGGCTGCTGCGGGACAGCGAGGCGTTCTGCAGCCGCAACTGCAGCTCCGTGAGCCGGGACAATGACACCCTGTTCGCCGACAGCAGCCTCCGCGTCGTGCGCCACATCCTTCTGAGAGCTGCGTGCCTTAAAAAGTGCAAGGCGGGGTTTCCAGTCTTTACTCTCGCTTACCCACAAAGGGATTTACTGGAAACTTTCGAGAAAAGGATACCGTATCggtacatacagtatgcatacTTTCAG CTCAATAATGTGGAGAAGGCCGTGGCAGCAGCTCACACCTTCCTGAAGAAGAATCCAAATGATCCCCATTTGACCAAGAACATGAACTACTACAAGACGCTGTTTGATGTGGAAGAATATCTCATTGACCACGAGGAGCAGCCGTATGAG AGTGTGTTCCTGAAGAGTGTGACACTCTACAACAGCGGAGACTTCAGCAACAGCGCCCGAAACATGGAGCAGGCCATCACGCAGTACTTTGAAATATACAGCCTCTGCTCAGCGGGCTGCGAGGGCTCATACGAGATCTTAGAGTTCAAAGACTTCTACCCCACACTGGCAG ATCTCTACAGTGATGTGCTGAAATGTAAGGTAAACTGCGAGGAGCACCTGACACCCAGCGTTGGAGGCTTCTTTGTGGAGAAGTTTGTCGCCACGATGTATCACTACCTCCAGTTTTCCTATTATAAAT TGAACGATGTGAAGAACGCTGCTCCGTGTGCAGCCAGTTACATGCTGTTTGACCCCAAAGACCAGGTGATGCAGCAAAATGTAGCGTACTATCGTTTCTACCGGGAGCAGTGGGGCCTCGAGGATATCGACTTCCAGCCGCGGCCT gaggcCCTGAGGTATTTTAACCAGACGACCAAGCAGAAGGAGATGCTGGAGTTTGCACTGAACTACCTACAAACAGAGGACGAG GACGTGGTAAGTCCAGAGGAAATAGGCGCCTCTCACTCAGAGAACCCTGATGCTGAGTTTGAGGGGATGGGAGACTATGAGGAGTCATTCCTGGCTGAATGGTGGCAGGAACCCAAAACTAAGTGGGACACTGGAGACATCGTAGAGTGA
- the fkbp10a gene encoding LOW QUALITY PROTEIN: peptidyl-prolyl cis-trans isomerase FKBP10 (The sequence of the model RefSeq protein was modified relative to this genomic sequence to represent the inferred CDS: deleted 1 base in 1 codon), translating into MDLITSSVLFFLHVVTVRCNPGPFVDVVVDRYEIPKVCPREVQTEDFIRYHFNGTFFEDGKKFDSSHDRGKAFVSQVGLGRLIMGMDRGLQGMCVNERRRITVPPHLAYGSIGTGGVIPADAVLVYDVLLLDIWNPEDKVQIRTISKPESCNRTTVASDFVRYHYNGTLLSGEAFDSSYSRNNTYNTYLGQGDLIKGMDEGLLGMCVGERRIIIVPPFLAYGEDGYGTLVPPQATLVFEVLLVDMFNPKDDLIVEVKEVPEGCTRRTVTGDYIRYHYNGTFQDGTAFDSSYQRNSTYNTYIGMGYVIQGVDKALLGLCIGEKRRITVPPHMAYGEDGVGDLIPGSAVLVFDIHVIDFHNPKDPVEIKVTHKPQECNMTSETDDLIQYRYNCSLMDGTLLYSSDHYASPSTTTLGANKVILGLEEGFSGMCVGEKREVIVPPHQGHGENGAGIVPRSAVLFFELELVDLQKGVPDGYMFVWLGDSPDPLFPAMDLNGDKEVPLEEFSSFIMIQVREGKGRLRPGLEADFIIKDMFNNQDRNTDGKIVEDELKLKVDEEPEQVRRDEL; encoded by the exons ATGGACCTGATAACatcttcagttttatttttccttcatgtAGTCACCGTGAGGTGTAACCCCGGGCCGTTCGTGGATGTTGTTGTCGACCGGTACGAAATACCGAAAGTTTGTCCTCGAGAAGTGCAAACAGAGGATTTCATCCGCTATCATTTCAACGGCACCTTCTTTGAAGACGGGAAGAAGTTTGACTCCAG TCATGACCGAGGCAAAGCCTTTGTCAGCCAGGTCGGCCTGGGCAGACTCATCATGGGGATGGACCGTGGTCTTCAGGGCATGTGTGTCAACGAACGCAGGAGGATCACTGTCCCCCCACACTTGGCCTATGGAAGCATAGGAACAG GTGGTGTAATTCCTGCTGACGCTGTGTTGGTGTATGATGTCCTCCTGTTGGACATATGGAATCCCGAGGACAAGGTCCAGATCCGCACCATCAGCAAACCTGAAAGCTGCAACCGCACGACCGTGGCATCAGATTTTGTTCGTTACCACTATAACGGCACTCTGCTGTCCGGTGAAGCCTTTGACTCCAG TTACTCGAGGAACAACACCTACAACACCTACTTGGGACAGGGTGACCTCATCAAAGGCATGGACGAGGGTCTTCTGGGCATGTGTGTCGGAGAGAGACGGATCATCATTGTCCCACCTTTCCTGGCATATGGAGAGGATGGATACG GAACACTGGTCCCTCCTCAGGCCACGCTGGTGTTTGAGGTGCTGCTGGTTGACATGTTCAACCCCAAGGACGATCTGATTGTGGAGGTGAAGGAAGTGCCTGAAGGCTGCACTCGTAGGACGGTGACTGGAGACTATATCCGCTACCACTACAATGGCACCTTCCAGGATGGCACGGCCTTTGACTCGAG CTACCAGCGAAACAGCACCTACAACACTTACATTGGGATGGGATATGTGATCCAAGGGGTGGACAAAGCTCTGTTGGGGTTGTGTataggagagaaaaggaggattACAGTTCCTCCTCACATGGCGTATGGTGAAGACGGAGTTG GAGACCTTATTCCTGGCTCTGCTGTGCTGGTCTTTGACATTCACGTCATTGATTTCCACAACCCGAAAGACCCGGTCGAGATTAAAGTTACCCACAAGCCTCAGGAATGCAACATGACCAGCGAAACTGATGATCTGATTCAGTACCGTTACAACTGCTCCCTGATGGACGGCACCCTGCTGTACTCCTC GGACCATTATGCCTCACCCTCCACCACGACTCTCGGAGCAAACAAGGTGATCCTGGGTCTGGAGGAAGGCTTTAgtggcatgtgtgtgggtgaaaAG AGAGAGGTGATCGTTCCTCCGCACCAGGGGCACGGTGAAAATGGAG CTGGAATAGTCCCCAGGAGTGCCGTGCTCTTCTTTGAGCTGGAGTTGGTGGATCTGCAGAAGGGAGTGCCTGACGGCTACATGTTTGTGTGGCTAGGAGACAGCCCAGACCCCCTCTTTCCTGCTATGGACCTTAATGGTGACAAAGAGGTACCTTTAGAGGAG TTTTCATCCTTCATCATGATCCAAGTTAGAGAGGGCAAAGGCCGTCTCCGGCCAGGGCTCGAAGCTGACTTCATCATCAAGGACATGTTCAATAACCAGGACCGCAATACAGATGGGAAGATTGTAGAGGATGAACTGAAACTTAAGGTGGATGAGGAGCCTGAACAAGTGAGACGAGATGAGTTGTAA
- the LOC108901360 gene encoding cytosolic 5'-nucleotidase 3 isoform X2 gives MIPELSNPSVCMKDPQRVQEILQSMVKAGSNTVQVISDFDMTLTRFAYNDILDNSKLISEECKEKLKELLNTYYPIEIDSSRSIEEKLPLMVEWWTKAHELLVQQKIRKDMLAMVVRESDAMLREGYQLFFDHLHEHSIPLLIFSAGIGDILEEVIRQAGVFHPNVKVFSNYMDFDDSGVLTAFKGELIHIYNKREGALLNTGHFQELRTRPNVLLMGDSLGDLTMADGVQDMENILKIGFLNDKVEERKQSYLDSYDIVLVKDETLEVPNAVLLYLTGNK, from the exons ATG ATCCCAGAACTGTCCAACCCCTCTGTGTGTATGAAGGACCCTCAGAGGGTACAGGAGATCCTGCAGTCTATGGTGAAGGCTGGCTCTAACACCGTCCAG GTGATCTCAGATTTTGACATGACCCTAACCAGATTTGCATACAATG ATATTCTTGACAACAGCAAACTCATCTCTGAGGAATGCAAAGAAAAG CTGAAGGAGTTGCTCAACACATACTACCCCATAGAGATTGATTCTTCACGGTCAATAGAGGAGAAGTTGCCACTTATGGTGGAGTG GTGGACTAAAGCTCATGAACTACTGGTACAACAGAAGATCAGGAAAGACATGCTGGCCATGGTGGTTCGGGAGTCTGATGCCATGCTGAG GGAGGGCTACCAGCTCTTCTTTGACCACCTGCATGAGCACAGCATCCCTCTGCTCATCTTCTCTGCTGGAATAGGAGACATCCTGGAGGAGGTGATTCGCCAGGCTGGAGTCTTCCACCCTAACGTCAAAGTCTTCTCCAACTACATGGACTTTGATGATAGT GGAGTATTAACGGCCTTCAAAGGAGAGCTGATCCACATTTACAATAAAAGAGAAGGCGCCCTGCTCAACACCGGCCATTTCCAGGAGCTGCGGACGCGGCCTAACGTATTACTGATGGGAGACTCTCTGGGAGATCTGACCATGGCGGATGGGGTGCAGGACATGGAGAACATCCTCAAGATTGGGTTCCTCAATGACAAG gtggaggagaggaagcagtCATATCTGGACTCATATGACATTGTGTTGGTAAAAGATGAAACTTTGGAAGTCCCTAACGCTGTACTGCTCTACCTCACTGGCAATAAGTGA
- the LOC108901360 gene encoding cytosolic 5'-nucleotidase 3 isoform X1 yields MIPELSNPSVCMKDPQRVQEILQSMVKAGSNTVQVISDFDMTLTRFAYNGKRCPTCHNILDNSKLISEECKEKLKELLNTYYPIEIDSSRSIEEKLPLMVEWWTKAHELLVQQKIRKDMLAMVVRESDAMLREGYQLFFDHLHEHSIPLLIFSAGIGDILEEVIRQAGVFHPNVKVFSNYMDFDDSGVLTAFKGELIHIYNKREGALLNTGHFQELRTRPNVLLMGDSLGDLTMADGVQDMENILKIGFLNDKVEERKQSYLDSYDIVLVKDETLEVPNAVLLYLTGNK; encoded by the exons ATG ATCCCAGAACTGTCCAACCCCTCTGTGTGTATGAAGGACCCTCAGAGGGTACAGGAGATCCTGCAGTCTATGGTGAAGGCTGGCTCTAACACCGTCCAG GTGATCTCAGATTTTGACATGACCCTAACCAGATTTGCATACAATGGTAAAAGGTGCCCTACGTGTCACA ATATTCTTGACAACAGCAAACTCATCTCTGAGGAATGCAAAGAAAAG CTGAAGGAGTTGCTCAACACATACTACCCCATAGAGATTGATTCTTCACGGTCAATAGAGGAGAAGTTGCCACTTATGGTGGAGTG GTGGACTAAAGCTCATGAACTACTGGTACAACAGAAGATCAGGAAAGACATGCTGGCCATGGTGGTTCGGGAGTCTGATGCCATGCTGAG GGAGGGCTACCAGCTCTTCTTTGACCACCTGCATGAGCACAGCATCCCTCTGCTCATCTTCTCTGCTGGAATAGGAGACATCCTGGAGGAGGTGATTCGCCAGGCTGGAGTCTTCCACCCTAACGTCAAAGTCTTCTCCAACTACATGGACTTTGATGATAGT GGAGTATTAACGGCCTTCAAAGGAGAGCTGATCCACATTTACAATAAAAGAGAAGGCGCCCTGCTCAACACCGGCCATTTCCAGGAGCTGCGGACGCGGCCTAACGTATTACTGATGGGAGACTCTCTGGGAGATCTGACCATGGCGGATGGGGTGCAGGACATGGAGAACATCCTCAAGATTGGGTTCCTCAATGACAAG gtggaggagaggaagcagtCATATCTGGACTCATATGACATTGTGTTGGTAAAAGATGAAACTTTGGAAGTCCCTAACGCTGTACTGCTCTACCTCACTGGCAATAAGTGA
- the LOC108901351 gene encoding LOW QUALITY PROTEIN: kelch-like protein 11 (The sequence of the model RefSeq protein was modified relative to this genomic sequence to represent the inferred CDS: deleted 1 base in 1 codon), which yields MCGCVCRLLSFTSLLHFPLLLSSSSAGSRMAAAAPNPEDSARSSGSGGTGTPSALAGDGDAEEAEDFTSSSHCSELSRRQNEQRKQGLFCDVTLAFSSGAATGSVQSCEFSAHRSVLAAATDYFTPLLGGQFSESLSGRVEMKEWSSELGPDPETVESVIQYMYTGEIRVSTCNVHEVLELADRFLLLQLKDFCGEFLKKKLSLTNCVAVHSLAHMYTLDQLALRAADMIRRNFHKVIQDEEFYTLPFHLVRDWLSDAEITVDSEEVLFEAVVKWVQKNPEERSRYFEELFRLLRLPQIKPTYLTRVVKNERLVAANEACLRLVSEAVEGHAIRFENLKSTDMELWSSHMASFQPRFGQNMDVIMVVGGVSEGGDYLSECVGYFIYEDRWVNLPHIHNHLDGHAIAATESHVYVAGSMEPGFAKTVERYNPNRNTWEQVSNLTTRKHSFGLTCIKDILYSIGGHGNFSPGFKDVSVYEPEQDKWHNLESAPKILRDVKAVSVEDRYVYVTARTPVDTDNEDGLKTVTTRYDTESRQWQDVDSLPLIDNYCIFQMAVASTNFYHTASCCPKSYTVRDEVARQKISVRISDEILESLPPEVTSIEGAAICHFDEDVFIIGGWKNSDDVDKQYRKEAYRYCAERKRWMLLPPMPQPRCRATACHVRIPYRFLYGCQRYPMPQNLARQRDRMQQMQQLHRRTLTLRRQLQSQIEC from the exons ATGTGTGGCTGCGTATGTCGCCTCCTTTCCTTCACTAGTTTACTTCATTTCCCATtactgctctcctcctccagcgCTGGCAGCAGAATGGCAGCCGCGGCCCCCAACCCGGAGGACTCAGCCAGGAGCAGCGGTAGCGGCGGCACCGGCACACCCAGCGCCCTCGCCGGAGACGGGGACGCGGAAGAGGCCGAGGACTTCACCTCTTCTTCCCACTGCTCGGAGCTGTCTCGGCGGCAGAACGAGCAGAGGAAGCAGGGCTTGTTCTGCGACGTGACGCTGGCCTTCAGCAGCGGGGCGGCCACCGGGAGCGTCCAGAGCTGTGAGTTCTCAGCCCACAGGTCTGTCCTGGCCGCCGCCACCGACTATTTCACCCCCTTGCTGGGAGGACAGTTCTCCGAGTCCTTGTCCGGGCGGGTAGAGATGAAGGAATGGAGCTCAGAGCTCGGGCCGGACCCGGAGACGGTGGAGAGTGTCATCCAGTATATGTACACTGGCGAAATCCGCGTTAGCACCTGCAATGTGCATGAAGTGCTGGAGCTAGCTGATAG gttcctcctgctgcagctgaaagatTTCTGTGGTGAGTTCCTGAAGAAGAAGCTGAGCTTGACCAACTGTGTGGCTGTACACAGTCTAGCCCACATGTACACCCTGGACCAGCTGGCTCTACGGGCTGCAGACATGATCCGTCGCAACTTCCACAAGGTTATCCAGGATGAGGAGTTCTACACGCTG CCTTTTCACCTGGTGCGTGACTGGCTGTCAGATGCGGAGATCACGGTGGATTCCGAGGAGGTGCTGTTCGAGGCCGTGGTGAAGTGGGTGCAGAAGAACCCTGAGGAGCGAAGCCGCTACTTTGAGGAGCTGTTCCGCCTCCTGAGGCTGCCCCAGATCAAGCCCACCTACCTGACCAGGGTGGTGAAAAATGAGCGGTTGGTGGCTGCCAACGAGGCCTGTCTGCGGCTGGTGTCAGAGGCAGTGGAGGGCCACGCTATTCGTTTTGAAAACCTCAAGTCAACTGATATGGAGCTCTGGTCCTCCCACATGGCTTCCTTTCAGCCTCGCTTTGGCCAGAACATGGACGTTATCATGGTAGTGGGTGGGGTATCAGAGGGAGGGGACTACCTGAGCGAGTGTGTTGGCTACTTCATTTACGAGGACCGCTGGGTCAACCTGCCACACATCCACAACCACCTGGACGGCCACGCCATTGCTGCCACAGAGTCCCATGTCTATGTAGCTGGCTCCATGGAGCCAGGCTTTGCTAAGACAGTGGAGCGTTACAATCCCAATCGCAACACCTGGGAGCAGGTGAGCAACTTGACCACACGTAAGCATTCCTTTGGCCTCACCTGCATTAAGGATATCCTGTACAGCATTGGTGGCCACGGAAACTTCAGTCCAGGTTTCAAAGATGTCAGTGTGTACGAACCAGAGCAAGACAAGTGGCACAATCTTGAATCTGCTCCCAAAATCCTGCGGGATGTGAAGGCAGTGAGTGTGGAGGACCGCTATGTGTATGTCACGGCACGCACGCCTGTTGATACGGATAATGAGGATGGACTGAAGACAGTGACCACTCGTTATGACACAGAGAGCCGCCAGTGGCAAGATGTTGACTCCCTGCCCCTTATTGACAACTACTGCATCTTCCAGATGGCTGTGGCCTCTACTAACTTCTACCACACAGCCTCCTGCTGCCCCAAGAGCTACACAGTGCGGGATGAGGTTGCCAGGCAGAAGATCAGTGTGCGCATCTCTGATGAGATCTTGGAGAGCCTGCCTCCGGAGGTTACCAGCATTGAGGGCGCCGCCATCTGCCACTTTGATGAGGACGTCTTCATCATCGGAGGGTGGAAGAACAGCGACGATGTGGACAAGCAGTACCGTAAGGAGGCCTACCGTTACTGTGCTGAGAGGAAGCGCTGGATGCTGCTGCCGCCCATGCCCCAGCCTCGATGCCGAGCCACCGCCTGCCATGTCCGCATCCCCTACCGTTTCCTGTACGGCTGCCAGCGCTACCCCATGCCCCAGAACTTGGCCCGCCAGCGAGATCGCATGCAGCAGATGCAGCAGCTTCACCGGCGCACCCTCACCCTGCGCCGGCAGCTCCAGTCGCAGATAGAGTGTTGA